The Caviibacter abscessus genome window below encodes:
- the yajC gene encoding preprotein translocase subunit YajC, with product MNSYILKILLSYVVLAVIIFLPTILSNRNRRKRIDQMQNNLKIGDNIETIGGIHGSIIKVLDEIVEIRIDKGVSMTISKNAVARVKK from the coding sequence ATGAATAGTTATATACTAAAAATATTACTTTCATACGTTGTACTTGCAGTTATAATTTTTTTACCTACTATTTTATCAAATAGAAATAGAAGAAAAAGAATTGACCAAATGCAAAATAACCTTAAAATAGGAGATAATATTGAAACTATTGGAGGTATACACGGAAGTATTATTAAAGTTTTAGATGAAATAGTTGAAATAAGAATAGATAAAGGTGTTTCAATGACTATATCAAAAAATGCTGTTGCGAGGGTAAAAAAATGA
- a CDS encoding N-acetylmuramoyl-L-alanine amidase family protein has protein sequence MIKILKKVFYFLLILIFPLLTYTNNIEELSYRNGTLKIKFTKTVSSYNETYDNNNPSLLLSFKQTTFDSKKVPNRLQISDNYLSDILTDGYENNTNIVIYMQTGTKYTIEKKAKELIIKFQDAVHLPKRNYTIVLDAGHGGKDSGAVGNGYREKDIALDVVLKLYQNLKRDYKVILTRDSDFFVPLNTRAKIGNDAKADLFVSIHLNSATNKVANGSEVFYFSKNPSSYARELSKYENSFDQEGARIIEASQFVVEDILYNLNQQQSASLANTVLNNIVRTMQLQRRRVAGANFAVLRGSLSPSILIELGFMSNVDDVLSYTSEAGQIKAANAIAEAIRKHY, from the coding sequence ATGATTAAAATTCTTAAAAAAGTTTTTTACTTTTTATTAATTTTAATTTTTCCCTTATTAACTTATACAAATAATATTGAGGAATTATCATATAGAAATGGTACATTAAAAATAAAATTTACAAAAACTGTATCAAGTTATAACGAAACATATGACAATAATAATCCATCATTATTATTATCTTTTAAACAGACAACTTTTGATAGTAAAAAAGTACCAAATCGTTTACAAATATCTGATAATTATTTATCTGATATATTAACAGATGGATATGAAAATAATACAAATATTGTAATCTATATGCAAACGGGTACAAAGTATACAATAGAGAAAAAAGCTAAAGAACTTATAATAAAATTTCAAGATGCCGTACATTTACCAAAAAGAAATTATACAATAGTATTAGATGCAGGACATGGTGGTAAAGATAGTGGTGCAGTAGGAAATGGTTATAGAGAAAAAGATATAGCGTTAGATGTAGTCTTAAAATTATATCAAAATCTAAAAAGGGATTATAAAGTTATTTTAACAAGAGATTCAGATTTTTTTGTCCCACTTAACACAAGAGCAAAAATTGGAAATGATGCAAAAGCAGATTTATTTGTCAGTATACATTTAAATTCAGCAACAAATAAAGTGGCAAATGGTTCAGAAGTATTCTATTTTTCTAAAAATCCTTCATCATATGCTAGAGAATTATCTAAATATGAAAACAGTTTTGACCAAGAAGGGGCAAGAATAATAGAAGCATCACAATTTGTTGTTGAAGATATTTTATATAATCTTAATCAACAACAAAGTGCAAGTTTAGCGAACACAGTTTTAAATAATATTGTAAGAACTATGCAACTTCAGCGTAGGAGAGTTGCAGGAGCAAATTTTGCAGTTTTAAGAGGTTCTTTATCTCCATCAATATTAATTGAATTAGGTTTCATGTCTAATGTTGATGATGTACTTAGTTATACTTCTGAAGCAGGTCAAATAAAAGCTGCAAATGCAATTGCAGAAGCTATAAGAAAGCATTATTAA
- the yqeK gene encoding bis(5'-nucleosyl)-tetraphosphatase (symmetrical) YqeK, translating into MLNKYIKVLENYLDENRKQHCIRTMEMAKKLCDIYNIDDRAVTAALLHDIAKNLSLEKIKELVGDTDISDIDGMYNKNILHGYAGAIICKEKLNIDDELILSAVKYHTTGKKNMNDIEKVVYISDAIELGRKYEYVDKIRERVFKNLNSGILYEINHKLKYLIDRNIPIHKNTVEFRNTLIQELENE; encoded by the coding sequence ATGTTAAATAAATATATAAAAGTTTTAGAAAACTATTTAGATGAAAATAGAAAACAACACTGCATAAGAACCATGGAAATGGCAAAAAAGCTTTGTGATATATATAATATTGATGATAGAGCAGTAACAGCGGCATTATTACATGACATTGCTAAAAACTTAAGTCTTGAAAAAATAAAAGAATTAGTTGGAGATACTGATATTTCTGATATTGATGGAATGTATAATAAAAATATATTACACGGATATGCAGGTGCAATTATTTGTAAAGAAAAATTAAATATTGATGACGAATTAATATTATCGGCTGTAAAATATCATACAACTGGTAAAAAAAATATGAACGATATTGAAAAAGTAGTATATATATCTGATGCAATAGAGCTTGGAAGAAAATATGAATATGTTGACAAAATAAGAGAGAGAGTATTTAAGAACTTAAATTCTGGTATTTTATATGAAATAAATCATAAATTAAAATATTTAATTGATAGAAATATTCCGATTCATAAAAATACTGTTGAATTTAGAAACACATTAATACAGGAGTTAGAAAATGAATAA
- a CDS encoding ribonuclease R family protein has protein sequence MNKYEGTLSMSKSNYGFIISGDDKCYVSGINTLNAHDNDLVEFEYITFNGKQEAKITKILKRSTDEFIGKIEVHDKFSFVSISSFYEDVYVKINKKNKVKTGDLVKIKIYFWGNKNKKAEGKIIKNYGNSSKADVLTKAIIEKSGINITFDIDVINEIKNIKDPNIKKELKNRVDLREKLHVTIDSVDTRDIDDAICLEKIDKGYKLFVSIADVSYFVKKNSALDKWAKLRGNSVYLYNEVIPMLHKRLSNDLCSLNPNVDRLAFTVEITLDENAKVISSDFYKSIIKSKYKLDYDSVNNLLKNNDNKLEYMQMLNSMNELSKMLEMQKKQRGSIDFDIPEIKLNLNSKNEVTSLSIRNREDSEKLIESFMILANEEVAQRFYWDEMPTVYRIHEKPDITSIETLNAELTKLGYPIKKVNNITSSQFQKIIEKTKKLPISYMAHKLILKSMQKAIYSTENKGHFGLASKYYLHFTSPIRRYSDLVVHRLLSILIDKYIDKKEKDKILDKLKPICEHISKTERVAQSLEMETTNVKVCEYMVKYIGHEFNGIISGITSSRVFVQLNNYVDTILISNKSSEYVIGKTIKVVIFDVDVFKSEILVKEIK, from the coding sequence ATGAATAAATATGAAGGAACATTATCAATGAGCAAGTCAAATTATGGCTTTATAATCTCAGGTGATGATAAATGTTATGTATCCGGTATAAATACTTTAAATGCTCATGATAATGATTTAGTTGAATTTGAGTATATTACATTTAATGGTAAACAAGAAGCAAAAATAACAAAAATACTAAAAAGAAGTACTGATGAATTTATTGGAAAAATTGAAGTTCATGATAAATTTTCATTTGTAAGCATCAGTTCTTTTTATGAAGATGTATATGTTAAAATAAATAAAAAAAATAAAGTAAAAACAGGTGATTTAGTAAAAATTAAAATATATTTTTGGGGAAATAAAAATAAAAAAGCTGAAGGTAAAATTATTAAAAATTATGGAAATAGTTCAAAAGCAGATGTATTAACCAAAGCTATAATTGAAAAAAGCGGTATAAATATAACATTTGATATAGATGTAATAAATGAAATTAAAAATATTAAAGACCCGAATATAAAAAAAGAATTAAAAAATAGAGTAGATTTAAGAGAAAAATTACATGTGACAATAGATTCAGTAGATACTAGAGATATTGATGATGCAATTTGTTTAGAAAAAATTGATAAAGGTTATAAATTATTTGTAAGTATAGCTGATGTATCATATTTTGTTAAAAAAAATAGTGCATTAGATAAATGGGCGAAGTTAAGAGGTAATTCTGTATATTTATATAATGAGGTTATACCAATGCTTCATAAACGCTTATCAAATGATTTATGTTCTTTAAATCCTAATGTGGATAGATTAGCATTTACGGTAGAAATAACACTTGATGAAAATGCAAAAGTAATATCATCTGATTTTTATAAATCGATTATAAAAAGTAAATATAAGTTAGATTATGATAGTGTAAATAATTTACTTAAAAATAACGATAATAAGCTAGAATACATGCAAATGTTAAACAGTATGAATGAATTATCAAAAATGCTTGAAATGCAAAAAAAACAAAGAGGTAGCATTGATTTTGATATACCTGAGATAAAACTTAATTTAAACTCAAAAAATGAAGTTACTTCTTTATCAATAAGAAATAGAGAGGATTCAGAAAAATTAATTGAAAGTTTTATGATTTTAGCAAATGAGGAGGTAGCCCAAAGATTTTATTGGGATGAAATGCCAACTGTATATAGAATACATGAAAAACCTGATATAACATCTATTGAAACGCTTAATGCAGAACTTACTAAACTTGGATATCCTATAAAAAAAGTGAATAATATAACATCTTCACAATTTCAAAAAATAATAGAAAAAACTAAAAAATTGCCTATTTCATACATGGCTCATAAATTAATATTAAAATCCATGCAAAAAGCAATCTATAGTACAGAAAATAAAGGGCATTTTGGTTTAGCTTCAAAATATTATTTACATTTTACATCACCAATTAGAAGATATTCAGATCTTGTAGTTCATAGATTACTTTCAATTTTAATTGATAAATATATTGATAAAAAGGAAAAAGATAAGATACTGGATAAATTAAAACCTATATGTGAGCATATATCAAAAACAGAAAGAGTGGCACAAAGTCTTGAAATGGAGACAACAAACGTTAAAGTTTGCGAATATATGGTAAAATATATAGGACATGAATTTAATGGAATAATTTCTGGAATAACTTCAAGTAGAGTATTTGTTCAATTAAATAATTATGTAGATACAATATTAATTAGTAATAAATCATCTGAATATGTTATTGGTAAAACTATAAAAGTAGTCATTTTTGATGTTGATGTGTTTAAAAGTGAAATTTTAGTAAAGGAAATAAAGTAA
- the smpB gene encoding SsrA-binding protein SmpB has translation MVYARNKKANFDYFLETKYEAGIELVGTEVKSIKLGKVSIKESFVRIIKNEVFIMNMNISPYEFGNINNINETRVRKLLLNRKEIKKLNEKIKEKGYTIVPVSIYSKNRLIKIEIALAKGKKNYDKRETLKQKTIQREIDKIYK, from the coding sequence ATGGTATATGCAAGAAATAAAAAAGCAAATTTTGATTATTTTTTAGAAACGAAATATGAAGCAGGAATTGAATTAGTAGGAACTGAGGTTAAATCAATTAAACTTGGAAAAGTTAGTATAAAAGAATCTTTTGTTAGAATAATAAAAAATGAAGTATTTATTATGAATATGAACATTTCTCCATATGAATTTGGAAATATTAATAATATAAATGAAACAAGAGTTAGAAAATTATTGCTAAATAGAAAAGAAATAAAGAAATTAAATGAAAAAATAAAAGAAAAAGGTTATACAATAGTTCCAGTTTCAATTTATTCAAAAAATAGACTTATAAAAATTGAAATAGCTCTTGCTAAAGGTAAAAAGAACTATGATAAAAGGGAAACATTAAAACAAAAAACAATTCAAAGAGAAATAGATAAGATCTATAAATAA
- a CDS encoding ClC family H(+)/Cl(-) exchange transporter: MNGIFSTINSLSNLKLSTAKFRLVCYSILTGILTGIIVVLYRISLDKVIKFRNIFQAEKSMAVKLFLIIFLFFITYIIQKLVFKNKNTKFFIAIYIFEIIYSISFILLTSNIIILALIILSGILIQLMLNFMPLISGSGIPQVMGLIQQKLKFNWFYELILKFFGGVLSIFSGLSLGREGPSIHLGALVADGINKVTKRNEIERKYLVTSGAAAGLSAAFNAPLAGTIFVLEELHKFFSPLMLICAILASISANLVSILILGEETAFINFKQLTPVSPTIKGILFELVLILFLSIVMVIFGKIFNISLLKFQEIYKRIEVNKYIKMIIALFISYIVIILLPDITGGGNLLIEKLLTVSVTTKILLILLLFKFLFTMFSYSTGAPGGIFLPMLVIGALIGRLFGIMVVNIFNMPQTFIVHYMLIAMAAYFTAIVRAPITGIILILEMTGNFSNLFSLTIVSALTFIISELMKFESVYEELFSNMFRTNKNIEEDMNEKMTAIKIPVITNSKIVNKKIMDIKWPTNLLVIGIERNNSEFIPKGDTLILDGDKLIVFTDIATAVLELEEILDMSIRENMK, translated from the coding sequence ATGAACGGCATCTTTTCAACTATTAACAGTTTAAGCAATTTAAAATTAAGCACAGCTAAATTTAGATTGGTTTGCTATTCAATATTAACAGGTATTCTAACCGGAATTATAGTTGTTTTGTATAGAATATCACTTGATAAAGTTATAAAATTTAGGAATATATTTCAAGCTGAAAAATCAATGGCTGTAAAATTATTTCTAATTATTTTTTTATTTTTTATAACTTACATAATACAAAAACTGGTATTTAAAAATAAAAATACAAAATTTTTTATAGCTATATATATTTTTGAAATAATATATTCTATTTCATTTATTTTACTTACTTCAAATATAATTATACTTGCTTTAATTATATTAAGTGGAATATTAATTCAATTAATGTTAAATTTTATGCCCCTTATAAGTGGTTCAGGTATACCTCAAGTTATGGGATTAATACAACAAAAACTAAAATTTAATTGGTTTTATGAACTTATACTTAAATTTTTTGGTGGTGTACTTTCCATATTTTCAGGACTTTCTTTAGGTAGAGAAGGACCTTCAATACATTTAGGAGCATTAGTTGCAGATGGTATAAATAAAGTAACTAAAAGAAATGAAATAGAAAGAAAATATTTAGTAACGTCAGGGGCAGCAGCCGGTCTTTCAGCAGCATTTAATGCTCCTCTTGCAGGAACTATTTTTGTTTTAGAAGAATTACACAAATTTTTTTCACCTCTAATGCTTATCTGTGCTATACTTGCAAGTATTTCAGCTAATTTAGTAAGTATTTTAATATTAGGAGAAGAAACAGCATTTATAAATTTCAAACAATTGACGCCGGTCTCTCCAACTATAAAGGGAATATTATTTGAGCTTGTATTAATCCTATTTTTAAGTATAGTTATGGTCATATTTGGTAAAATATTTAATATCTCTTTACTTAAATTTCAAGAGATTTATAAAAGAATAGAAGTAAATAAATATATAAAAATGATAATAGCTTTATTTATTTCATATATTGTAATTATTTTGCTTCCTGATATCACAGGTGGTGGGAATTTATTAATTGAAAAATTGTTAACAGTAAGTGTAACTACAAAAATTTTATTAATATTATTGTTATTTAAATTTTTATTTACTATGTTTTCATATTCAACAGGGGCACCAGGTGGAATTTTCTTACCAATGCTTGTAATTGGAGCTTTGATAGGTAGACTATTTGGTATAATGGTTGTAAATATATTTAATATGCCTCAAACATTTATAGTGCACTATATGCTTATTGCTATGGCTGCATATTTTACTGCAATAGTAAGAGCACCAATAACTGGAATAATATTAATATTAGAAATGACAGGTAATTTTTCAAATTTATTTTCACTAACTATTGTTTCAGCACTTACGTTCATTATTTCAGAACTTATGAAATTTGAATCTGTATATGAGGAATTATTTAGTAACATGTTTAGAACTAATAAAAATATTGAAGAAGATATGAATGAAAAAATGACTGCAATAAAAATACCGGTAATTACAAATTCAAAAATTGTAAACAAAAAAATTATGGATATAAAGTGGCCTACAAATTTACTTGTAATAGGAATAGAAAGAAATAATAGCGAATTTATTCCAAAAGGAGATACGCTAATACTTGATGGTGATAAATTAATTGTATTTACCGATATTGCAACAGCTGTGTTAGAGCTTGAAGAAATATTGGACATGTCAATAAGGGAGAATATGAAATGA
- a CDS encoding nicotinate phosphoribosyltransferase, which yields MSKNIILNCDSYKVTHPKQYPDGMTYMHSYIESRGGLYGYTKFFGLQYYLKEYLSRKVTKEMIDEAEEIFSLHQVPFDRSGWDYIVNELNGNIPLRIRAVPEGAIIPNHNVLVTVEATDKNVPWIVSWLEPLILKIWYPTTVATYSYKTKQIIRYFLDKTSDNVEAELPFKFHDFGYRGASSEETAALGGLAHLTNFKGTDNINALEFGRNYYNEKIAGFSIPAAEHSTITSWGRDHEKDAFENILDKFPTGLVSIVSDSYNFFNAVENIICKELKDKIKNRDGMLVVRPDSGDAITNILFALEKLEKAFGVTVNSKGYKVLNKVRIIQGDSVYEDTTWDILKCLMNNGYSAENIALGCGGSLLQGNEHSSINRDTHKFAMKCSCVKIGNTLIDVFKNPITDRGKISKKGRLDLIKDNRGEYKTMNISYLDMKTYHPNTLLKTVFENGKILVDYTLQEVIDNETKFFIPELKREF from the coding sequence ATGAGTAAGAATATAATATTAAATTGTGATTCATACAAAGTAACGCATCCTAAACAATATCCGGATGGAATGACATATATGCACAGTTATATTGAAAGTCGTGGAGGACTTTACGGTTATACTAAATTTTTTGGATTACAATATTATTTAAAAGAATATTTAAGCAGAAAAGTTACAAAAGAAATGATTGATGAAGCAGAAGAAATATTTTCACTACATCAAGTACCATTTGATAGAAGTGGTTGGGACTATATTGTAAATGAATTAAATGGAAATATACCTCTTAGAATAAGAGCAGTACCAGAAGGAGCAATAATACCTAATCATAATGTCCTAGTAACTGTTGAGGCAACTGATAAAAATGTTCCTTGGATAGTATCTTGGCTTGAACCATTAATACTTAAAATATGGTATCCTACAACAGTTGCGACTTATTCATATAAAACAAAGCAAATAATTAGGTATTTTCTAGATAAAACATCAGATAATGTTGAAGCAGAACTTCCTTTTAAATTTCATGATTTTGGATATAGAGGAGCTTCAAGTGAAGAAACAGCAGCCCTTGGAGGGCTAGCACATTTAACAAATTTTAAAGGAACAGATAATATAAATGCTTTAGAATTTGGAAGAAATTATTATAATGAAAAAATAGCAGGATTTAGTATACCGGCAGCAGAACATAGCACAATAACATCATGGGGACGTGATCATGAAAAAGATGCGTTTGAAAATATTTTGGATAAATTTCCAACAGGACTTGTATCAATAGTAAGTGATTCATATAATTTTTTTAACGCTGTTGAAAATATAATATGTAAAGAATTAAAAGATAAAATAAAAAATAGAGATGGAATGTTGGTAGTAAGACCTGACAGTGGAGATGCAATTACAAATATATTATTTGCACTTGAAAAACTTGAAAAGGCATTTGGAGTTACTGTTAATAGTAAAGGTTACAAGGTTTTAAACAAAGTTAGAATTATACAAGGAGACAGTGTTTATGAAGATACAACTTGGGATATATTAAAATGTCTTATGAATAACGGTTATTCTGCTGAAAATATTGCTCTTGGTTGTGGAGGTTCACTATTACAAGGAAATGAACATTCAAGTATAAATAGAGATACACATAAATTTGCAATGAAATGTAGTTGTGTAAAAATTGGAAATACTTTGATTGATGTATTTAAAAATCCAATTACTGATAGAGGTAAGATAAGTAAAAAGGGAAGATTAGATTTAATAAAAGATAATCGTGGTGAATATAAAACAATGAATATTTCTTATTTAGATATGAAAACTTATCACCCTAATACTTTACTTAAAACAGTATTTGAAAATGGTAAAATACTTGTTGATTATACATTACAGGAAGTTATTGATAATGAAACTAAATTTTTTATACCTGAATTAAAAAGAGAATTTTAA
- a CDS encoding type I phosphomannose isomerase catalytic subunit, which produces MLYPLKFKKHLVKKVWGGREFKTILNFDIDDDSLYGESWEVSAHPNGMGFVINGNLKGKSLEEIFNEYKEELIGNLNFDKFPLLIKYLDVNDRLSIQVHPNNEIALKKYNEFGKSECWYIIYASEDARLVLGMKEGITKEQFIENAKNNKFDKMFEEYNIRTGQFINVAPGLVHASVKGKVILAEIQQNSDITYRIYDFNRFENGKLRPLHINDAADAIDFNLKPEIIDTNNMNGRIIKTDYYTLDKLIIKDEKNDISTKSFIVYSILEGNGYIGNEKVKYGETILIPINYKVKLKGNMVLLRTTLE; this is translated from the coding sequence ATGCTGTATCCATTGAAATTTAAAAAACATCTTGTAAAAAAAGTATGGGGTGGTAGAGAATTTAAGACTATATTAAATTTTGATATAGATGATGACAGTTTATATGGTGAATCTTGGGAAGTTTCAGCACATCCAAATGGTATGGGATTTGTAATAAATGGAAATTTAAAAGGAAAAAGTTTAGAAGAAATATTTAATGAATATAAAGAAGAATTAATTGGAAATTTAAATTTTGATAAATTTCCTTTACTTATAAAATACTTAGATGTAAATGATAGATTATCAATACAGGTTCACCCTAATAATGAAATTGCATTAAAAAAATATAATGAATTTGGTAAAAGTGAATGCTGGTATATTATTTATGCAAGCGAAGATGCGAGATTAGTATTAGGTATGAAAGAAGGAATTACAAAAGAACAATTTATTGAAAATGCAAAAAATAATAAATTTGATAAAATGTTTGAAGAGTATAATATTAGAACTGGTCAGTTTATTAATGTAGCACCTGGATTAGTTCATGCTTCAGTGAAAGGAAAAGTAATTTTAGCAGAAATACAGCAAAACTCAGACATAACATATAGAATATATGATTTTAATAGATTTGAAAATGGTAAGTTAAGACCACTTCATATAAATGATGCAGCTGATGCTATTGATTTTAATTTAAAACCTGAAATTATTGATACGAATAATATGAATGGTAGAATAATTAAAACAGATTACTATACTTTAGATAAGCTGATAATTAAAGACGAAAAAAATGATATATCAACAAAATCTTTCATAGTATATTCAATTTTAGAAGGAAATGGATATATTGGAAATGAAAAAGTTAAATATGGGGAAACAATACTTATCCCTATAAATTATAAAGTAAAATTAAAGGGAAATATGGTTCTTTTAAGAACGACATTAGAATAG
- the trpS gene encoding tryptophan--tRNA ligase — translation MKRSLSGIQPSGMLHIGNYFGALKQFVDLQDKYEGLYFLADYHALTSNPSSESLREKTLNAIIDYLALGLDPKKSTIFLQSDVPVHTELMWILSNCTPISLLERGHAYKDKIAKGLKPNTGLFTYPILMAADILLYDTDVVPVGKDQKQHVEFARDIAIKFNELYEKEIFKLPNDLILDNVSIVPGTDGEKMSKSYGNMINMFLPEKELKKQVMSIVTDSAALEEPKNPENNITKIYKLFASESDVAIMKEKFLNGGYGYGHAKKELFDSIMDYFSAAREKRNKLLNNLDYINDILKDGAIKANSIAQEKMKIVREVVGLYK, via the coding sequence ATGAAAAGAAGTTTATCAGGAATACAACCAAGTGGAATGTTACATATAGGTAATTATTTTGGAGCATTAAAACAATTTGTGGATTTACAGGATAAATATGAAGGACTGTATTTCTTAGCTGATTATCATGCACTTACTTCAAACCCAAGTAGTGAAAGTTTAAGAGAAAAGACTTTAAATGCGATAATTGATTATTTAGCACTTGGACTTGATCCAAAAAAATCAACAATATTTTTACAATCAGATGTGCCGGTTCATACAGAATTAATGTGGATATTATCAAATTGTACACCTATATCACTACTTGAAAGAGGGCATGCCTATAAAGATAAAATTGCAAAAGGATTAAAACCTAATACAGGATTATTTACTTATCCTATTTTAATGGCGGCAGATATCTTATTATATGATACTGATGTAGTTCCAGTAGGAAAAGATCAAAAGCAACATGTTGAATTTGCTAGAGATATTGCAATTAAATTTAATGAGTTATATGAAAAAGAAATATTTAAATTACCAAATGATTTAATACTAGATAATGTTTCAATAGTTCCTGGTACTGATGGTGAAAAAATGAGTAAATCTTATGGAAATATGATAAATATGTTTTTACCTGAAAAAGAGCTTAAAAAACAAGTGATGAGTATAGTAACAGATAGTGCAGCACTTGAAGAACCTAAAAATCCTGAGAATAATATTACTAAAATATATAAATTATTTGCATCAGAATCTGATGTAGCTATAATGAAAGAAAAATTTTTAAATGGTGGTTATGGATATGGACATGCAAAAAAAGAATTATTTGATAGTATAATGGATTATTTTTCAGCTGCTAGAGAAAAAAGAAATAAATTATTAAATAATTTAGATTATATTAATGATATATTAAAAGATGGGGCTATAAAAGCTAATAGTATTGCACAAGAAAAAATGAAAATTGTTAGAGAAGTTGTGGGATTATATAAATGA
- a CDS encoding DNA polymerase III subunit delta, whose protein sequence is MIYYITGLRSRSYKIEELMKEFNNISIYDASLDEYDLFLNASTSSSIFQERELIVLKRANKLKNFKQLLNLLNTIKDDNKHIVIDYYCEYKNKNPYIKDFQNLKAEIINIENDEDIVINYIMTNLSIKKTDAKKIIEIIGTNYYMVKNEVLKYKVYLGNEKYDLDKIKHIMTKDMEIKIFDIANKILSKKINFNDIHNNMYMGILYSLQNEFQILNTLHHLDLPSTHDEFKKEYHKYESIFKVNYYSIFLKIKNYKNLYSKEKTLNILKLCLKYENDIKIGNLGEGEALYLIISEVMKNE, encoded by the coding sequence ATGATTTATTATATAACAGGACTTAGAAGTAGAAGTTATAAAATTGAAGAATTAATGAAAGAATTTAATAATATTAGTATATATGATGCAAGTTTAGACGAATACGATTTATTTTTAAATGCATCTACATCAAGTTCAATTTTTCAGGAAAGAGAATTAATAGTTTTAAAACGTGCAAATAAACTGAAAAATTTTAAGCAATTATTAAATTTATTAAATACTATAAAAGATGATAATAAACATATAGTAATTGATTATTATTGTGAATATAAAAATAAAAACCCCTATATTAAAGATTTTCAAAATTTAAAAGCTGAAATTATAAATATAGAAAATGATGAAGATATAGTTATAAACTACATTATGACTAATTTGTCTATAAAAAAGACAGATGCTAAAAAGATAATTGAAATAATAGGTACAAACTATTATATGGTAAAAAACGAAGTATTAAAATATAAAGTATATCTGGGAAATGAAAAATATGATTTAGATAAAATAAAACATATAATGACTAAAGATATGGAAATAAAGATTTTTGATATTGCAAATAAAATACTCTCAAAAAAAATAAATTTTAATGATATACATAATAATATGTATATGGGTATTCTTTATTCACTTCAAAATGAATTTCAAATTTTAAATACACTACATCATCTTGATTTACCATCAACACATGACGAATTTAAAAAGGAATATCACAAATATGAAAGTATTTTTAAAGTAAATTATTACTCAATTTTTTTGAAAATTAAAAATTACAAAAATCTTTATTCAAAAGAAAAAACACTAAATATACTTAAATTATGTTTGAAATATGAAAATGACATAAAAATTGGAAATTTAGGAGAAGGAGAAGCATTATATTTAATAATAAGTGAGGTAATGAAAAATGAATAA
- a CDS encoding cupin domain-containing protein, which translates to MNNEVIEELFNSNDMRVERIFSNGSDTDWFVQNANEFVYILEGNAILEYEDTEKFLIKGDFEYIPKQVRHRVKATSQNCTWLCVFKKD; encoded by the coding sequence ATGAATAATGAAGTAATTGAAGAACTATTTAACAGTAATGATATGAGGGTTGAAAGAATATTTTCAAATGGCTCTGATACAGATTGGTTTGTTCAGAATGCAAATGAATTTGTATATATTTTAGAAGGAAATGCTATACTTGAGTATGAGGATACAGAAAAATTTTTAATAAAAGGTGATTTTGAATATATACCAAAACAAGTTAGACATCGTGTAAAAGCAACATCACAAAATTGTACTTGGTTATGTGTTTTTAAGAAAGATTAA